One genomic segment of Nonomuraea coxensis DSM 45129 includes these proteins:
- a CDS encoding type I polyketide synthase produces the protein MAGESTQRAVQDEPVAVAVVGMACRLPRAADPGRFWRLLKDGVDAVTEAPEGRREPGAAYPRGGFLDDVDGFDAAFFGISPNEAAVMDPHQRLALELAWEALESARAVPATLRGSAAAVFLGAISNDYAALQDRLGLGGLGRHAYTGANRAMIANRVSYVLGLRGPSLTLDTGQSSSLVAVWMAAESLRRGESDLALAGGVNLNLLPETTTAIGNFGALSPDGRCHVFDERANGYVRGEGGALVVLRRLADALADGDPVHAVILGGAVNNDGGGDGLTVPSARAQQEVIALACDRAGVRPGQVRYVELHGTGTKVGDPVEAAALGAAYGTSRPAGDPLLVGSVKTNIGHLEGAAGIAGLLKVVLALKHRELPPSLHFTTPPAEIPLDDLRLDVVRTLRPWPGDAAPVVAGVSSFGMGGTNCHLLLTGPPPSSEPPSSEPPASSGVGGGAGAPWAVSARADEALREQAGRLVATAADPATDPGDVALSLAATRSAFERRAVVLAQDRDTRQAALRALAEGRAHDDLVTGTATGDGRTAFVFPGQGSQWPGMARDLLSASPVFAARVAECADALAPFTGFSLLEVLSERPGAPGLDRVDVVQPALWAVMVGLAELWRAHGVEPAVVVGHSQGEIAAAAVAGALSLPDAARVVALRSRAIAGIAGRGGMMSVAAPLSVVEEAAAGLAVHVAAVNGPRAVVTSGPHDALAALAARLDGHPTKIIPVNYASHSPEVEQVRDEVLAALAPIRPMSCATTFVSTLTGEPMDTAGLDAGYWYRSLRHPVRFAEAVGTALGARCELFVECSPHPVLVAGVEETAEAAGGDVTAIGTLRRDDGGPGRVARSLAHAYVSGAPVDWAGLCPGARLVDLPTYPFQRRRHTPRSLPRPRQGVEPPVTAEPEAVASPGRSREDLRRLVLDSTARLLGYADAAEVPPGRTFKDLGLESAAAVELRDRLRAATGLRLPTGLLFDHPTPERLTDHLHTRLTALDGPAGTEEEPAKGAASAEEPAATVGDLATDDDRIAVIGIGCRYPGQVSSPEDLWRLVMTGTDAIGDFPANRGWDLDALLAAGPDRAGTSDTRHGGFVHDADLFDAAFFGISPREAAAMDPQQRLLLEICWEALERAGIDPAELRGSPTGVYVGAMAPDYGPRLHQPTGAADGHLLTGTALSVVSGRVAYTLGLRGPAITTDTACSSSLVSIVLATQALRRGECSMALAGGVTVMANPGMFVEFSRQGGLAADGRCKAFSAGADGTGWAEGAGVLLLERLSDARRRNHPVLAVIRGGAINQDGASNGLTAPSGQAQQEVIRDALADARLSAADVDAVEAHGTGTRLGDPIEAEAVIAAYGRERPADRPLWLGSLKSNLGHTQAAAGVAGVIKMVMALRHGVLPRTLHVTEPTPHVDWSAGGVRLLTESVELVGRARAGVSSFGVSGTNAHVIVESAPEVEVEAVVGEPLVSGGPVLVWVVSGRSGPALRAQAARLREYAASVAEEELGAAGRELARRARLAHRAVVVASGRDELLAGLEAVAAARPHPSVLTGVAPGETGPVLVFPGQGSQWAGMAVELAGSCAVFAAALERCDRVLVPLTGWSAGGVLRGEAGAPELVGSAVVQPVLWAVMVSLAEVWAAAGVVPQVVVGQSQGEIAAACVAGALSLEDAARVVVVRSRALERVAGSGGMAALDVPASRAEELLASGWGGRLWVAVESGPSGCVVAGEAAALEELAGSAVFDGVRVRRIAVDYASHTPHMRALEGELDAALERVGSGPGRVGFCSSVTGGLVAGEELSGRYWVDNLCRRVRFDAAVRVAAGSVRWPVFVEVSPHPVLVGDVGEICGDAGVAAGVCGSLRRGEGGPGRLLVSLAQAWVQGAPVEWAAVLGGGPRPRTQPPTYAFQRSRHWLDADAASSRHPLLDQAVPLAVDGGFLLTGRLSLAATPWLADHAVDGVVLLPGTAFAELALEAASRTGCDLVEDLTLEAPLVLPATGATHLQVTVGGPDEHGRRPLGVHARRTDDDPWTRHAHGLLATAPATAQERERLTSWPPEGAELDPDDLYERLAARGYGYGPAFRGLRAAWRGADGAAYAEVALPEPARADAARFTLHPALLDAALHLAVGEADATDDALLLPFSWSGVRVAALGAEELRVRLDDRGEDRIALALFDGTGEWIAGIDTLALRRTARNAARPAASTPAYAVEWAEAPAPAAPAQRWAVVGYDELADEIEAEMPASGVTAPRYYDLASLADMTAGETPGLVLAPLRGDQDDLPYAAHDGLGQALDLVQGWLGDERFAGSRLVLVTRPGDLAGAAVRGLVRSAQSEQPGRFALAELPEGFSAWERLAAAVAAGESQLAAPDGTLRAPRLARRDATDEAVPELTGTVLVTGGTGGLGALVARHLVERHGVRDLILLSRSGPGAPGAAELTAELEKLGAHVTVTACDVADREALRAVLDAAPGLSGVVHAAGVLDDALVQDLTPDRIASVLAPKGDAAWHLHELTSDRPLSMFVLFSSVAGVLGNAGQGNYAAANAFLDALAEHRHALGLPAVSVAWGLWDTASAMTGTLDQADLARLARAGIAPLTADQGLALFDAALTTPDPLMVAARWDNAGLRARAERGDLPPVLTGLVRAPRRAAPQARTAPAATAGPGPTELLAGMTEADGRAHLTQLVRGHVAAVLAHSSPDQVEVDRVFNELGFDSLTAVELRNRLGADTGLRLPATLVFDHPTVTSLADYLFQSLAPDGPSPEDALRAAVDQAEAALLAANGQADAVRRSLVAILRSALTRLGAGQEAGRPGSGGAAEEIVSASDEEIFALIDNRSMTSPLRTSVEGPGHGQ, from the coding sequence ATGGCTGGTGAGTCGACGCAGCGGGCCGTTCAGGACGAGCCGGTGGCCGTCGCGGTCGTCGGCATGGCGTGCCGGCTCCCGCGGGCCGCCGATCCCGGGCGGTTCTGGAGACTGCTGAAGGACGGCGTGGACGCGGTCACCGAGGCGCCCGAAGGCCGCCGCGAACCCGGCGCCGCCTACCCGCGCGGCGGGTTCCTGGACGACGTGGACGGCTTCGACGCCGCCTTCTTCGGCATCTCGCCCAACGAGGCCGCCGTCATGGACCCGCACCAGCGGCTCGCGCTCGAACTCGCCTGGGAGGCGCTGGAGAGCGCCCGCGCCGTGCCCGCCACGCTGCGCGGCAGCGCCGCCGCGGTCTTCCTCGGCGCCATCTCCAACGACTACGCGGCTTTGCAGGACCGGCTCGGCCTCGGCGGGCTCGGGCGGCACGCCTACACGGGCGCGAACCGGGCCATGATCGCCAACCGGGTGTCGTACGTGCTGGGCCTGCGCGGCCCCAGCCTCACCCTCGACACCGGCCAGTCGTCGTCGCTGGTGGCCGTCTGGATGGCCGCCGAGAGCCTGCGCCGCGGCGAGAGCGACCTCGCCCTGGCCGGCGGCGTCAACCTGAACCTGCTGCCCGAGACCACCACCGCCATCGGCAACTTCGGCGCGCTCTCGCCCGACGGCCGCTGCCACGTCTTCGACGAGCGCGCCAACGGCTACGTACGTGGCGAGGGCGGCGCGCTGGTCGTGCTCAGACGGCTCGCGGACGCGCTCGCCGACGGCGACCCGGTGCACGCGGTGATCCTCGGCGGCGCGGTCAACAACGACGGCGGCGGCGACGGTCTCACCGTGCCGAGCGCCCGCGCGCAGCAGGAGGTCATCGCGCTCGCCTGCGACCGCGCCGGGGTCCGGCCCGGCCAGGTGCGCTACGTCGAGCTGCACGGCACCGGCACCAAGGTCGGCGACCCGGTGGAGGCCGCCGCCCTGGGCGCCGCCTACGGCACGTCCCGCCCCGCGGGCGACCCCCTGCTCGTGGGCTCCGTCAAGACCAACATCGGCCACCTGGAGGGCGCGGCGGGCATCGCCGGGCTGCTGAAGGTGGTGCTCGCGCTCAAGCACCGCGAGCTGCCGCCCAGCCTCCACTTCACCACGCCGCCGGCCGAGATCCCCCTGGACGACCTGCGCCTCGACGTCGTACGGACCCTCCGCCCCTGGCCGGGCGACGCCGCACCCGTCGTCGCCGGGGTCAGCTCCTTCGGCATGGGCGGCACGAACTGCCACCTCCTCCTCACGGGCCCCCCGCCCTCCTCCGAGCCGCCCTCCTCCGAGCCGCCCGCCTCCTCCGGCGTGGGTGGCGGCGCAGGGGCGCCGTGGGCGGTGTCCGCGCGCGCCGACGAGGCGCTGCGGGAGCAGGCCGGACGGCTCGTGGCGACGGCCGCCGACCCCGCGACCGACCCCGGCGACGTCGCGCTCAGCCTCGCCGCCACCCGCTCCGCCTTCGAACGCCGCGCCGTCGTCCTCGCCCAGGACCGCGACACGCGCCAGGCCGCCCTGCGCGCCCTGGCCGAGGGCCGCGCGCACGACGACCTCGTCACCGGGACCGCCACGGGCGACGGCAGGACGGCGTTCGTCTTCCCCGGGCAGGGCTCGCAGTGGCCGGGCATGGCCCGCGACCTGCTGTCCGCCTCGCCGGTGTTCGCCGCCCGCGTCGCCGAGTGCGCCGACGCGCTCGCCCCGTTCACCGGCTTCTCCCTCCTCGAAGTGCTGAGCGAACGCCCCGGCGCCCCCGGTCTCGACCGAGTGGACGTCGTCCAGCCCGCCCTCTGGGCCGTCATGGTCGGCCTCGCCGAGCTGTGGCGCGCGCACGGCGTCGAGCCCGCCGTCGTCGTGGGCCACAGCCAGGGCGAGATCGCCGCCGCCGCCGTGGCCGGCGCGCTCTCCCTGCCGGACGCCGCCCGGGTCGTCGCGCTGCGCAGCCGCGCCATCGCGGGCATCGCCGGCCGTGGCGGCATGATGTCCGTCGCCGCCCCACTCAGCGTGGTCGAGGAGGCCGCCGCCGGGCTCGCCGTGCACGTCGCCGCCGTCAACGGGCCGCGCGCCGTCGTGACGTCCGGCCCGCACGACGCCCTGGCCGCGCTCGCCGCCCGGCTCGACGGCCACCCCACCAAGATCATTCCGGTGAACTACGCCTCCCACTCGCCCGAGGTCGAGCAGGTACGCGACGAGGTCCTCGCCGCCCTCGCCCCCATCCGGCCCATGAGCTGCGCCACGACGTTCGTCTCCACCCTGACCGGCGAGCCGATGGACACCGCCGGCCTCGACGCCGGCTACTGGTACCGCAGCCTGCGCCACCCCGTGCGCTTCGCCGAGGCCGTGGGCACGGCGCTCGGCGCGCGCTGCGAGCTGTTCGTCGAGTGCAGCCCGCACCCGGTGCTGGTCGCGGGCGTGGAGGAGACCGCGGAGGCGGCCGGCGGGGACGTCACCGCGATCGGCACCCTGCGCCGCGACGACGGCGGGCCAGGACGGGTCGCGCGCTCGCTGGCCCACGCCTACGTCTCCGGCGCGCCGGTGGACTGGGCGGGGCTCTGCCCGGGGGCGCGGCTCGTGGACCTGCCGACGTACCCGTTCCAGCGCCGCCGCCACACTCCGCGGTCCCTCCCGCGCCCCCGCCAGGGCGTCGAGCCGCCCGTGACGGCGGAGCCCGAGGCCGTGGCGTCGCCCGGCCGCTCCCGCGAGGACCTGCGCCGTCTCGTCCTCGACAGCACCGCCCGCCTGCTCGGCTACGCGGACGCCGCCGAGGTGCCGCCCGGCCGTACGTTCAAGGACCTGGGACTGGAGTCGGCGGCGGCCGTCGAGCTGCGCGACCGGCTGCGCGCGGCGACCGGGCTGCGCCTCCCGACCGGCCTGCTGTTCGACCACCCGACCCCCGAACGCCTCACCGACCACCTCCACACCCGGCTCACCGCCCTCGACGGGCCCGCCGGCACCGAGGAGGAGCCTGCGAAGGGGGCCGCGTCCGCCGAGGAACCGGCCGCGACCGTCGGCGACCTGGCGACCGACGACGACCGGATCGCCGTGATCGGCATCGGCTGCCGCTACCCCGGCCAGGTGTCGTCCCCCGAGGACCTGTGGCGGCTGGTCATGACCGGCACCGACGCCATCGGCGACTTCCCCGCCAACCGCGGCTGGGACCTCGACGCGCTCCTCGCCGCCGGCCCGGACCGCGCCGGCACCAGCGACACCCGCCACGGCGGCTTCGTCCACGACGCCGACCTGTTCGACGCCGCGTTCTTCGGCATCAGCCCCCGCGAGGCCGCCGCCATGGACCCGCAGCAGCGGCTGCTGCTGGAGATCTGCTGGGAAGCCCTGGAACGGGCCGGGATCGACCCCGCCGAGCTGCGCGGCTCACCCACCGGCGTGTACGTCGGCGCCATGGCCCCCGACTACGGCCCCCGACTGCACCAGCCCACCGGCGCCGCCGACGGCCATCTGCTCACCGGCACCGCGCTCAGCGTCGTCTCCGGCCGCGTCGCGTACACGCTGGGCCTGCGCGGCCCCGCCATCACGACGGACACCGCGTGCTCGTCCTCGCTGGTCTCCATCGTGCTCGCGACGCAGGCGCTGCGGCGCGGCGAGTGCTCGATGGCGCTGGCCGGCGGCGTGACGGTCATGGCGAACCCGGGCATGTTCGTGGAGTTCAGCAGGCAGGGCGGCCTGGCCGCGGACGGCCGGTGCAAGGCGTTCTCCGCCGGCGCGGACGGCACCGGCTGGGCCGAGGGCGCCGGCGTCCTGCTCCTGGAGCGCCTGTCCGACGCCCGCCGCCGCAACCACCCGGTACTCGCCGTCATCAGGGGCGGCGCGATCAACCAGGACGGGGCCAGCAACGGCCTCACCGCCCCCAGCGGCCAGGCACAGCAGGAGGTCATCAGGGACGCCCTCGCCGACGCCCGGCTCTCGGCCGCCGACGTGGACGCGGTGGAGGCCCACGGCACCGGCACCCGGCTCGGCGACCCCATCGAGGCCGAGGCCGTCATCGCCGCGTACGGCCGGGAACGCCCGGCCGACCGGCCCCTCTGGCTCGGATCCCTGAAGTCGAACCTCGGGCATACGCAGGCGGCTGCCGGGGTGGCGGGTGTGATCAAGATGGTGATGGCGTTGCGGCACGGTGTGCTGCCGAGGACGTTGCACGTCACGGAGCCGACGCCGCATGTGGATTGGTCGGCGGGTGGGGTGCGGTTGCTGACCGAGTCTGTGGAGCTGGTGGGGCGGGCTCGTGCGGGGGTGTCGAGTTTCGGGGTGAGTGGCACGAACGCGCACGTGATCGTGGAGAGCGCTCCGGAGGTCGAGGTCGAGGCGGTTGTGGGGGAGCCGCTGGTCTCGGGCGGGCCGGTGCTGGTGTGGGTGGTGTCGGGCAGGAGTGGGCCGGCGTTGCGGGCGCAGGCGGCGCGGTTGCGTGAGTACGCGGCGTCGGTGGCGGAGGAGGAGCTGGGTGCGGCGGGCCGCGAGCTCGCGCGCCGGGCGCGGCTCGCGCACCGGGCCGTGGTCGTGGCCTCCGGACGGGACGAGCTGCTGGCCGGCCTGGAAGCGGTGGCCGCCGCCCGCCCTCACCCGTCGGTCCTCACGGGCGTGGCCCCGGGCGAGACCGGACCGGTGCTGGTGTTTCCGGGTCAGGGGTCGCAGTGGGCGGGGATGGCGGTCGAGCTGGCGGGGTCGTGTGCGGTGTTCGCGGCGGCGTTGGAGCGGTGTGATCGGGTGCTGGTGCCGTTGACGGGGTGGTCGGCGGGTGGGGTGTTGCGTGGTGAGGCGGGGGCGCCGGAGTTGGTGGGTTCGGCGGTGGTGCAGCCGGTGTTGTGGGCGGTGATGGTGTCGTTGGCGGAGGTGTGGGCTGCGGCTGGGGTGGTGCCGCAGGTGGTGGTGGGTCAGTCGCAGGGGGAGATCGCGGCGGCGTGTGTGGCGGGGGCGTTGTCGTTGGAGGACGCGGCTCGGGTGGTGGTGGTGCGGAGCCGGGCGTTGGAGCGGGTGGCGGGTTCTGGGGGGATGGCGGCGTTGGATGTGCCGGCGTCCCGCGCGGAGGAGTTGCTGGCTTCTGGGTGGGGGGGCCGGTTGTGGGTGGCGGTGGAGTCGGGTCCGTCGGGGTGTGTGGTGGCGGGGGAGGCCGCCGCATTGGAGGAGCTGGCCGGTTCTGCTGTTTTCGATGGGGTGCGGGTGCGGCGGATCGCGGTGGATTACGCCTCGCACACGCCGCACATGCGTGCTCTGGAGGGGGAGCTGGACGCGGCTCTGGAGCGGGTGGGGTCGGGGCCTGGCCGGGTGGGGTTCTGTTCGTCGGTGACGGGTGGGCTGGTGGCGGGGGAGGAGTTGTCGGGCCGGTATTGGGTGGACAACTTGTGCCGGCGGGTGCGGTTCGACGCGGCGGTGCGGGTGGCTGCGGGGTCGGTGCGGTGGCCGGTGTTCGTGGAGGTGAGTCCGCATCCGGTGCTGGTGGGGGATGTGGGGGAGATCTGCGGGGACGCCGGTGTGGCGGCGGGGGTGTGCGGGTCGCTGCGCCGGGGTGAGGGTGGTCCGGGGCGGTTGCTGGTGTCGCTGGCTCAGGCGTGGGTGCAGGGCGCACCGGTGGAGTGGGCGGCCGTGCTGGGTGGCGGGCCGCGTCCGCGGACGCAGCCACCGACGTACGCCTTCCAGCGCAGCCGTCACTGGCTGGACGCCGACGCGGCCTCGTCCAGGCACCCGCTGCTCGACCAGGCCGTCCCGCTGGCCGTCGACGGCGGCTTCCTGCTGACCGGCCGCCTGTCGCTCGCCGCCACCCCGTGGCTGGCCGACCACGCCGTGGACGGCGTCGTGCTGCTGCCCGGCACGGCCTTCGCCGAGCTGGCGCTGGAGGCGGCCTCCCGTACGGGCTGCGACCTGGTCGAGGACCTGACGCTGGAGGCCCCGCTGGTCCTCCCGGCCACCGGCGCCACCCACCTCCAGGTGACGGTGGGCGGCCCGGACGAGCACGGCCGCCGCCCGCTGGGCGTGCACGCCCGCCGTACGGACGACGACCCCTGGACCCGCCACGCGCACGGCCTGCTCGCCACCGCCCCCGCGACCGCACAGGAGCGGGAACGCCTGACGTCCTGGCCGCCCGAGGGCGCCGAGCTCGACCCCGACGACCTCTACGAACGGCTCGCCGCCCGCGGCTACGGGTACGGCCCCGCCTTCCGCGGCCTGCGGGCCGCCTGGCGCGGCGCGGACGGCGCCGCCTACGCCGAGGTCGCGCTGCCCGAGCCGGCCCGCGCCGACGCGGCCCGCTTCACCCTGCACCCCGCGCTGCTGGACGCCGCGCTCCACCTCGCCGTCGGTGAGGCGGACGCGACGGACGACGCCCTGCTGCTGCCGTTCTCGTGGAGCGGCGTACGGGTGGCCGCGCTCGGCGCCGAGGAGCTGCGCGTCCGCCTGGACGACCGCGGCGAGGACCGGATCGCGCTGGCCCTCTTCGACGGCACGGGGGAGTGGATCGCCGGGATCGACACGCTCGCCCTGCGCAGGACGGCCAGGAACGCCGCCCGCCCCGCCGCCTCGACCCCGGCGTACGCGGTCGAGTGGGCCGAGGCGCCCGCCCCCGCCGCACCCGCGCAGCGCTGGGCGGTGGTCGGGTACGACGAGCTCGCCGACGAGATCGAGGCGGAGATGCCGGCGTCCGGCGTCACGGCCCCGCGCTACTACGATCTCGCCTCCCTGGCCGACATGACCGCCGGCGAGACCCCCGGCCTGGTCCTCGCCCCGCTGCGGGGCGACCAGGACGACCTCCCGTACGCCGCCCACGACGGCCTCGGCCAGGCGCTCGACCTGGTGCAGGGGTGGCTCGGCGACGAGCGGTTCGCCGGCTCGCGGCTGGTCCTCGTCACCCGCCCCGGCGACCTGGCCGGCGCGGCGGTACGGGGCCTGGTGCGATCGGCGCAGTCGGAGCAGCCGGGCAGGTTCGCGCTGGCCGAGCTGCCGGAGGGCTTCTCCGCCTGGGAGCGGCTGGCCGCGGCCGTCGCGGCGGGCGAGTCGCAGCTCGCGGCCCCGGACGGCACGCTGCGAGCGCCCCGGCTGGCCCGCCGCGACGCCACCGACGAGGCCGTCCCGGAGCTGACCGGCACGGTGCTGGTCACCGGCGGCACCGGCGGTCTCGGCGCGCTGGTGGCGCGGCACCTGGTGGAACGGCATGGCGTGCGGGACCTGATCCTGCTGTCCCGCAGCGGCCCCGGCGCTCCCGGCGCGGCCGAGCTGACCGCCGAGCTGGAGAAGCTGGGCGCGCATGTCACCGTCACCGCCTGTGACGTCGCCGACCGTGAGGCCCTGCGCGCCGTTCTGGACGCGGCCCCCGGCCTGTCCGGCGTCGTCCACGCCGCCGGAGTCCTGGACGACGCCCTGGTACAGGACCTCACCCCGGACCGGATCGCGTCCGTCCTGGCACCGAAGGGCGACGCCGCCTGGCACCTGCACGAGCTGACCTCCGATCGGCCGCTGTCGATGTTCGTGCTGTTCTCCTCGGTGGCGGGCGTCCTGGGCAACGCCGGCCAGGGCAACTACGCCGCCGCGAACGCCTTCCTCGACGCCCTCGCCGAACACCGCCACGCCCTCGGCCTGCCCGCGGTCTCCGTCGCCTGGGGTCTGTGGGACACCGCCTCCGCCATGACCGGCACCCTCGACCAGGCAGACCTCGCCCGCCTGGCCCGCGCCGGCATCGCCCCCCTCACCGCCGACCAGGGCCTGGCCCTCTTCGACGCCGCACTCACCACCCCCGACCCGCTCATGGTCGCCGCCCGATGGGACAACGCCGGGCTGCGCGCCCGCGCCGAGCGGGGCGACCTGCCGCCCGTGCTGACGGGCCTGGTCCGGGCCCCGCGCCGGGCCGCGCCGCAGGCCAGGACGGCACCGGCCGCCACCGCCGGGCCTGGGCCGACCGAGCTGCTGGCCGGGATGACCGAGGCGGACGGCCGCGCCCACCTGACCCAGCTCGTGCGCGGGCACGTGGCCGCCGTGCTCGCCCACTCCAGCCCCGACCAGGTGGAGGTGGACCGCGTCTTCAACGAGCTGGGCTTCGACTCCCTGACCGCCGTCGAGCTGCGCAACCGGCTCGGCGCGGACACCGGGCTGCGGCTGCCCGCCACGCTCGTCTTCGACCACCCCACCGTCACCTCGCTCGCCGACTACCTGTTCCAGTCGCTGGCTCCGGACGGGCCCTCGCCCGAGGACGCCCTGCGCGCCGCGGTGGACCAGGCCGAGGCGGCGCTGCTGGCCGCCAACGGCCAGGCGGACGCCGTCCGCCGCAGCCTGGTCGCCATCCTGCGCAGCGCCCTGACCAGGCTCGGCGCCGGCCAGGAGGCCGGGCGGCCCGGTTCCGGCGGGGCCGCCGAGGAGATCGTGTCCGCCTCGGACGAGGAGATCTTCGCCTTGATCGACAACCGATCGATGACGTCCCCCCTGAGGACCTCCGTGGAAGGGCCCGGCCATGGCCAATGA
- a CDS encoding condensation domain-containing protein, with protein sequence MPVEARLSNGQLFSWREIERYPRDWLAEANLPSTWDLRGTSMEQVMRALRRVVDRHEALRTTYHVAGGTPVQRVHETVEPPVLHDDRVVTDPSEHERTKAEQLAIPFAMEDDLNWRARLVSTDGVPLYMTLTFSHLIVDVWSIHHIQDQFKALLADPGATAVTGPAPREVGRRQREESWRPRQESSERYWRGVLEQGLTDALPTLPARVKRDRLELTLHSRALGGYAAEAGRMHGVTAPAVLMAFVAAGLARHLGTDRVTLSLMSSNRFAPEDQHNVGTMNQLIPFVAGVDLRATLAEHVRRLHWASARAYRHSCYDIDRIAAMAAGLGERPGHDCWVNHLFRAWFNYIQVDRAPSDPRDPAPAELAWTPLAQQYGQAFRVRVEVRGGRTSVLMLADPEVLPAEAMTDVMRTVAAGTRLAVTDPGRALKDLWGAGATPPPELFPSEPPPA encoded by the coding sequence ATGCCCGTCGAGGCGCGGCTCAGCAACGGCCAGCTGTTCAGCTGGCGGGAGATCGAGCGGTATCCGCGTGACTGGCTGGCCGAGGCCAACCTGCCCAGCACCTGGGACCTGCGCGGGACCTCGATGGAGCAGGTCATGCGGGCGCTGCGGCGGGTGGTGGACCGGCACGAGGCGCTGCGGACGACGTACCACGTGGCCGGCGGGACGCCGGTGCAGCGCGTGCACGAGACGGTCGAGCCGCCGGTCCTGCACGACGACCGGGTGGTGACCGATCCGTCCGAGCACGAGCGGACCAAGGCCGAGCAGCTGGCGATCCCGTTCGCGATGGAGGACGACCTCAACTGGCGGGCGCGGCTGGTCAGCACGGACGGCGTGCCGCTCTACATGACGCTGACGTTCTCGCACCTCATCGTGGACGTGTGGTCGATCCACCACATCCAGGACCAGTTCAAGGCGCTGCTGGCCGACCCCGGGGCGACCGCGGTGACCGGGCCGGCGCCGCGCGAGGTCGGGCGGCGGCAGCGGGAGGAGTCCTGGCGGCCCCGGCAGGAGAGCTCGGAGCGCTACTGGCGCGGCGTGCTGGAGCAGGGGCTGACGGACGCCCTGCCCACGCTGCCGGCCAGGGTGAAGCGCGACCGGCTGGAGCTGACGCTGCACTCGCGCGCCCTCGGCGGGTACGCGGCCGAGGCCGGCCGCATGCACGGCGTGACGGCCCCGGCGGTGCTGATGGCGTTCGTGGCCGCGGGCCTGGCCCGGCACCTGGGCACCGACCGGGTGACGCTGAGCCTGATGTCGTCCAACCGGTTCGCGCCCGAGGACCAGCACAACGTGGGCACCATGAACCAGCTCATCCCGTTCGTCGCCGGCGTGGACCTGCGCGCCACGCTCGCCGAGCACGTCAGGCGGCTGCACTGGGCGAGCGCCAGGGCCTACCGGCACTCCTGCTACGACATCGACCGGATCGCGGCCATGGCGGCGGGGCTGGGCGAGCGGCCGGGGCACGACTGCTGGGTGAACCACCTGTTCCGGGCCTGGTTCAACTACATCCAGGTGGACCGCGCGCCGAGCGACCCGCGCGACCCCGCCCCGGCCGAGCTGGCCTGGACGCCGCTGGCCCAGCAGTACGGGCAGGCGTTCCGGGTCCGCGTGGAGGTGCGCGGCGGCCGGACCAGCGTGCTCATGCTGGCCGATCCCGAGGTGCTGCCCGCCGAGGCGATGACCGACGTCATGCGTACGGTGGCGGCCGGGACGCGGCTCGCCGTGACCGATCCTGGGCGGGCGCTGAAGGACCTGTGGGGCGCGGGCGCCACCCCGCCGCCCGAGCTGTTCCCGTCCGAGCCGCCGCCGGCGTGA